One window of Oscillibacter hominis genomic DNA carries:
- a CDS encoding D-2-hydroxyacid dehydrogenase has product MKHEICVVNDFLTAAHREKVCAAAERHGYTVRFFETPEAAEGQLGQCEILYSHYPDLLRQAPELKWYCCSFAGVEPYMQPGIFPNEECLLTNSSGAYGVTIAEHMVMVTLMLMRRIMEYQASMARREWIQELPIRSILGSRITVLGTGDIGSNYARRVKAMGAAKVVGVNRSGGSGEPAYDAVYPSARLEEVLPQTEVLAMAMPSTAQTAGILSRERIALLPQNALVLNVGRGSAIDQEALIEALNAGRIAGAALDVMTPEPLPADHPLWSARNVLLTPHISGDMTLGWTCDKNVDLFCEDIENYCTGRPLIHAVDRTLGY; this is encoded by the coding sequence ATGAAGCATGAAATCTGTGTGGTCAATGATTTTCTCACCGCTGCCCACAGGGAAAAAGTATGCGCCGCAGCGGAGCGGCACGGCTACACCGTCCGCTTCTTCGAAACCCCCGAGGCGGCTGAAGGCCAGCTGGGCCAATGTGAAATCCTCTACAGCCACTATCCAGACCTCCTCCGCCAGGCGCCGGAGCTGAAGTGGTACTGCTGCTCCTTTGCCGGGGTGGAGCCCTATATGCAGCCCGGCATTTTCCCCAACGAGGAGTGCCTGCTGACCAACTCCTCCGGCGCCTACGGCGTCACCATTGCCGAGCACATGGTCATGGTGACGCTGATGCTGATGCGGCGGATCATGGAATATCAGGCCTCCATGGCCCGAAGGGAGTGGATCCAGGAGCTGCCCATCCGCTCCATATTAGGCAGCCGCATCACCGTGCTGGGCACCGGTGACATCGGCAGCAACTACGCCCGGCGGGTCAAGGCCATGGGCGCGGCAAAAGTGGTCGGCGTCAACCGCAGCGGCGGCTCCGGAGAGCCCGCCTACGACGCGGTCTATCCCTCTGCCCGGCTGGAGGAGGTGCTGCCCCAGACGGAGGTGCTGGCCATGGCCATGCCTTCCACGGCCCAGACCGCGGGCATCCTCTCCCGGGAGCGGATCGCCCTGCTGCCCCAAAATGCCCTTGTCCTCAATGTGGGCCGCGGCTCCGCCATCGACCAGGAGGCTCTCATCGAGGCGCTGAACGCGGGCCGCATCGCCGGGGCGGCATTGGACGTGATGACGCCGGAGCCCCTCCCCGCAGACCACCCCCTGTGGTCCGCCCGGAACGTGCTGCTGACGCCCCATATCTCCGGCGACATGACCTTGGGCTGGACCTGCGATAAAAATGTGGATCTGTTTTGCGAGGACATTGAAAACTACTGTACCGGGCGTCCCCTGATCCACGCGGTGGACCGGACGCTGGGCTATTAA
- a CDS encoding NAD(P)/FAD-dependent oxidoreductase: MNRLLKLEGLKLAPGQPESALWKKAARELHVPAVESLRVLRRSIDARDGLFFVYSVAVTVQDEEAVLRRHPRLSRYEEPLYLPPAPLDRAVEPPVVVGAGPAGLFCALLLARAGARPILLEQGQGVEQRRQDVERFWSTGELNTRSNVQFGEGGAGAFSDGKLNTGTRDIRHRWILRQLVSWGAPEDILIDAKPHVGTDRLHVALQGMRRTLLDAGCDIRFGHALVGIHSRDGAVASLDVEGPGGLYSLPARQVVLAPGHSARDTFFLLQDLGVHLEAKSFSVGVRIEHSQSDMDAAQYKRYAGHPCLPASSYKLSCHLSSGRAVYSFCVCPGGQVVAAASEEGRVVTNGMSEFARDGENINGGLLVSVTPEDYGGGRDALAGIAFQRRLEEAAYALGGGCYRAPAQRVEDFLAGRPSTGPGAVRPTYRPGVTYTDLRRCLPPFVADAIAQALPLLGRKVRGYDAPDALLTAVESRSSSPVRIVRDETYQSSLRGLYPCGEGAGYAGGILSAAADGMKCAEQIWEVLQHEA, translated from the coding sequence GTGAATCGTTTGCTGAAATTAGAAGGGCTGAAGCTTGCCCCAGGCCAGCCGGAGTCCGCGCTGTGGAAAAAGGCGGCCCGGGAGCTGCATGTCCCTGCCGTGGAATCGCTGCGTGTCCTGCGCCGCTCCATCGACGCAAGGGACGGGTTGTTTTTTGTCTATTCGGTGGCCGTAACGGTGCAGGACGAGGAGGCCGTGCTGCGCCGCCATCCCCGCCTCTCCCGCTATGAAGAACCCCTTTACCTTCCGCCGGCGCCTCTTGATCGCGCCGTGGAACCGCCGGTTGTGGTGGGCGCCGGGCCGGCGGGCCTTTTTTGCGCATTGCTCCTGGCCCGCGCCGGGGCCAGGCCCATTCTGCTGGAGCAGGGGCAGGGCGTGGAGCAGCGCCGGCAGGACGTGGAGCGCTTCTGGTCCACCGGCGAGCTGAACACACGCTCCAACGTCCAGTTCGGTGAGGGAGGCGCAGGGGCCTTTTCCGATGGAAAGCTCAACACCGGCACACGGGACATCCGCCACCGCTGGATTCTGCGCCAGCTGGTCTCCTGGGGCGCACCGGAGGACATCCTCATCGACGCCAAGCCCCACGTGGGCACGGACCGACTACACGTTGCCCTTCAGGGGATGCGCCGGACGCTTCTGGACGCGGGCTGCGACATCCGCTTTGGCCACGCCCTGGTGGGAATCCACAGCAGGGACGGCGCCGTTGCCTCCCTGGACGTGGAGGGCCCCGGCGGCCTCTACTCCCTGCCGGCCCGGCAGGTGGTGCTGGCCCCCGGCCACAGCGCCCGGGACACCTTTTTCCTGCTGCAGGACCTGGGGGTCCATCTGGAGGCCAAATCCTTCTCTGTCGGCGTGCGCATCGAGCACAGCCAGTCGGACATGGACGCGGCCCAGTACAAGCGCTACGCCGGCCACCCCTGCCTTCCCGCCTCCAGCTATAAGCTCTCCTGCCACCTAAGCAGCGGCAGGGCGGTCTACTCCTTCTGCGTCTGCCCCGGAGGCCAGGTGGTGGCCGCCGCGTCGGAGGAGGGCCGGGTGGTCACCAACGGCATGAGCGAATTTGCCCGGGACGGAGAAAACATCAACGGCGGATTGCTGGTCAGCGTGACGCCGGAGGACTACGGCGGCGGCCGGGACGCGCTGGCCGGCATCGCCTTCCAGCGCCGTTTGGAGGAGGCAGCCTACGCCCTGGGCGGAGGCTGCTACCGGGCGCCGGCCCAGCGGGTGGAGGACTTCCTGGCCGGGCGGCCCTCCACCGGGCCAGGAGCGGTGCGGCCCACCTACCGTCCCGGCGTCACTTACACCGACCTGCGCCGGTGCCTGCCGCCCTTTGTGGCCGACGCCATCGCCCAGGCCCTGCCCCTCCTGGGCCGGAAGGTCCGGGGCTATGACGCGCCGGACGCGCTCTTGACGGCGGTGGAGAGCCGCAGCTCGTCTCCGGTGCGCATTGTGCGGGATGAAACGTACCAATCCTCCCTCCGGGGCCTGTACCCCTGCGGCGAGGGAGCCGGTTACGCCGGCGGCATCTTATCCGCGGCCGCCGACGGCATGAAATGTGCGGAACAAATTTGGGAGGTACTCCAACATGAAGCATGA
- a CDS encoding S1C family serine protease, with protein sequence MYNDEHNLYHYTYRKDGTEHTAEAPTAGPAVYREPWEAKPERKKKSRAGLKIAALALSCALLGGAAGAGVMWGVSRGGDEVNVQMSTRTPVKVNKVSVDGQKLLSDAENYAANVNSAVSINSSAASTNIFGQVVESASSGSGFIISQDGYIVTNHHVINGATSVKVTLYSGETYDATVIGGDEDYDIAVLKINATGLQSVVLGDSDSLNVGDHVLAVGNPLGELTFSMSGGMVSSVNRAINVDGTPFNMIQTDASINPGNSGGPLFNEYGEVVGIVSAKYSSYSSESVEGLGFAIPINDVWAMIEDIMTNGYVTNKPYLGATVGTMNAAMAQQTNLTEGVYVYSVEPGGAAEKAGLQVGDVITAIDGRTIASLEDLTAAKKGYAAGDTTAVTVFRGGEDIELQLTFGTLPDNQDNQHDATTSATQDQTGGYPGDLFDYFFGSRPGSGTAA encoded by the coding sequence ATGTATAACGACGAACACAACCTGTACCATTACACTTACCGCAAGGACGGTACCGAACATACCGCAGAAGCCCCCACCGCCGGACCGGCGGTCTACCGCGAACCCTGGGAGGCAAAGCCCGAACGCAAAAAGAAAAGCCGCGCCGGGCTCAAAATCGCGGCGCTGGCCCTGAGCTGTGCCCTGCTGGGCGGCGCCGCCGGCGCGGGCGTGATGTGGGGCGTCAGCCGCGGCGGCGACGAAGTCAATGTCCAGATGAGCACCCGCACCCCGGTGAAGGTCAACAAAGTGTCGGTGGACGGGCAGAAGCTTCTCTCCGACGCAGAGAACTACGCCGCCAACGTCAACAGCGCCGTGTCCATCAACTCCTCTGCCGCCAGCACCAACATCTTTGGTCAGGTGGTGGAGAGCGCATCCTCCGGCAGCGGCTTTATCATCTCCCAGGATGGATACATCGTCACCAACCACCACGTGATCAACGGAGCCACCTCCGTGAAGGTGACGCTGTACTCCGGTGAAACCTACGACGCCACGGTCATCGGCGGCGATGAGGACTACGATATCGCCGTGCTGAAGATCAACGCCACCGGACTGCAGAGCGTTGTTTTGGGCGACAGCGACAGCCTGAATGTGGGCGACCATGTACTGGCCGTGGGCAACCCCTTGGGTGAACTGACCTTCTCCATGAGCGGCGGCATGGTGTCCAGCGTGAACCGCGCCATCAACGTGGATGGCACGCCCTTCAACATGATCCAGACCGACGCCTCCATCAACCCCGGCAACTCCGGCGGCCCGCTGTTCAACGAGTACGGCGAGGTGGTGGGCATCGTCTCCGCCAAATACTCCTCTTACTCCTCCGAGTCGGTGGAGGGCCTGGGCTTTGCGATTCCCATCAACGATGTTTGGGCCATGATCGAGGACATCATGACCAACGGCTATGTGACCAACAAGCCCTATCTGGGCGCCACTGTGGGCACCATGAACGCGGCCATGGCCCAGCAGACCAATCTGACCGAGGGCGTCTACGTCTACTCCGTGGAGCCTGGCGGCGCCGCTGAGAAGGCCGGGCTGCAGGTGGGCGACGTCATCACCGCCATCGACGGCAGGACCATCGCTTCCCTGGAGGACCTGACCGCCGCTAAGAAGGGCTACGCCGCCGGCGACACCACCGCCGTGACGGTGTTCCGGGGCGGAGAGGACATTGAGCTCCAGTTGACCTTTGGCACCCTGCCGGATAATCAGGACAATCAGCACGATGCCACCACCAGCGCCACCCAGGATCAGACCGGCGGCTATCCCGGCGACCTGTTTGACTACTTTTTCGGCTCCCGCCCGGGCAGCGGGACTGCCGCGTAA
- a CDS encoding helix-turn-helix transcriptional regulator, which translates to MENSIRMLRKAAGLRQEDLAERLGVTRQTINAIENNKYDPTLGLAMRLARLLNTTVEELFRLPEE; encoded by the coding sequence ATGGAAAACAGCATCCGGATGCTGCGCAAGGCCGCGGGGCTGCGGCAGGAGGACCTGGCGGAGCGCCTGGGCGTCACCCGCCAGACCATCAACGCCATTGAAAACAACAAATACGACCCCACGCTGGGCCTGGCCATGCGCCTGGCCCGGCTGCTGAACACCACGGTGGAGGAGCTTTTCCGTCTGCCGGAGGAGTGA
- the ychF gene encoding redox-regulated ATPase YchF, producing the protein MKLGIVGLPNVGKSTLFNAITNAGAESANYPFCTIDPNVGMVAVPDERLDKLAEMYQPDKKTPAVIEFVDIAGLVKGASKGEGLGNKFLANIRETDAIIHVVRCFDDENVIHVEGTTDPRRDIDIINMELVMADLEMVQRRVDKATKAMKGDKKFAHEVELFTALQKHLDEGNLARTFQCSEEDRGLLATSDLLTLKPVIYAANTDEEGFTHLEENGYYQQVRSIAQAEGAQVLPICAKLEQDIAELEGEEKQLFLEELGVEESGLDRLIKCSYALLGLISFLTYGKDECRAWTIRKGTKAPQAAGKIHSDIERGFIRAEVIAYDDMLQCGSVNAAKEKGLLRSEGKEYVVQDGDMIYFRFNV; encoded by the coding sequence ATGAAATTAGGTATCGTGGGCCTGCCCAACGTGGGCAAGAGCACCCTGTTCAACGCCATCACCAACGCCGGGGCGGAGAGCGCCAACTACCCCTTCTGCACCATTGATCCCAATGTGGGCATGGTGGCGGTGCCCGATGAGCGGCTGGACAAGCTGGCGGAGATGTACCAGCCGGACAAAAAGACCCCGGCGGTCATCGAGTTTGTGGACATCGCGGGCCTTGTGAAGGGCGCCTCCAAGGGCGAGGGCCTGGGCAACAAGTTCCTGGCCAACATCCGGGAGACCGACGCCATCATCCACGTGGTGCGCTGCTTTGACGATGAAAACGTCATCCATGTGGAGGGCACCACGGATCCCCGCCGGGACATCGACATCATCAACATGGAGCTGGTGATGGCGGACCTGGAGATGGTGCAGCGCCGGGTGGACAAGGCGACAAAGGCCATGAAGGGTGACAAGAAGTTTGCCCATGAGGTGGAGCTGTTCACCGCGCTCCAAAAGCACCTGGACGAGGGCAATCTGGCCCGGACCTTCCAGTGCAGCGAGGAGGACAGGGGACTGCTGGCCACATCGGACCTTCTGACGCTCAAGCCTGTGATCTACGCCGCCAACACCGACGAGGAGGGCTTCACCCACCTGGAGGAGAACGGCTATTATCAGCAGGTGCGCTCCATCGCCCAGGCCGAGGGGGCCCAGGTGCTGCCCATCTGCGCCAAGCTGGAGCAGGATATCGCCGAACTGGAGGGCGAGGAGAAGCAGCTCTTTTTGGAGGAGTTAGGGGTGGAGGAGTCCGGCCTGGACCGGCTCATCAAGTGCTCCTACGCCCTGCTGGGCCTGATCTCCTTTTTGACCTACGGCAAGGACGAGTGCCGGGCCTGGACCATCCGCAAGGGCACCAAGGCGCCCCAGGCCGCGGGGAAGATCCACTCCGACATCGAGCGGGGCTTCATCCGGGCGGAGGTCATCGCCTATGACGACATGCTCCAGTGCGGCAGTGTCAACGCGGCCAAGGAAAAGGGCCTGCTGCGCAGCGAGGGCAAGGAGTACGTGGTGCAGGACGGCGATATGATCTACTTCCGCTTCAACGTCTGA
- a CDS encoding sugar O-acetyltransferase: MTERERMIAGLPYRPWVGGLAEDRLACKEVIHRFNHMEPSRRSEAMELLKGLFARAGEHFTVEAPFHCDYGYNISVGDYFFANYNLVILDIAPVTIGSHVLMGPNVALYTAGHPIHPESRNTGYEYGAPVTVGDNAWIGGNTVLLPGATIGEGAVIGAGSVVSGDIPARTIAVGNPCRVVRQITEEDRRYYRQDREFDVPLD; this comes from the coding sequence ATGACAGAAAGGGAACGGATGATTGCGGGGCTGCCCTACCGGCCCTGGGTGGGCGGCCTTGCGGAGGACCGTTTGGCCTGCAAAGAGGTGATCCACCGCTTCAACCACATGGAGCCCTCCCGGCGGAGTGAGGCCATGGAGCTGCTCAAGGGCCTTTTTGCCCGGGCGGGGGAGCACTTCACGGTGGAGGCGCCCTTCCACTGCGACTACGGGTACAACATCTCTGTGGGCGACTACTTCTTCGCCAACTACAATCTGGTGATTTTGGACATTGCGCCCGTCACCATCGGCAGCCATGTGCTGATGGGGCCCAATGTGGCCCTCTACACCGCCGGACACCCCATCCACCCGGAGAGCCGGAACACCGGCTATGAGTATGGCGCGCCCGTCACCGTGGGGGACAATGCGTGGATCGGCGGGAACACGGTGCTCCTGCCTGGCGCCACCATTGGAGAAGGCGCGGTGATCGGGGCCGGCAGCGTGGTATCAGGGGACATTCCCGCCCGCACCATCGCCGTGGGCAACCCGTGCCGGGTGGTGCGGCAGATCACGGAGGAAGATCGGAGGTACTACCGCCAAGACAGGGAATTTGACGTTCCGCTGGATTGA
- a CDS encoding DUF2089 family protein, translating to MGMELLPDWMAGLEDEDMTFIKKFILSSGSLKEMASLYGVTYPTVRLRLDRLIQKIRLSEQAEEEPYVALIKRLAVDDRLDFDTAKLLVTEYRRRKEDA from the coding sequence ATGGGGATGGAGCTGCTGCCCGATTGGATGGCGGGCCTGGAGGACGAGGACATGACGTTTATCAAAAAGTTCATCCTCAGCTCGGGGTCCCTGAAGGAGATGGCGTCGCTCTACGGCGTCACCTATCCCACGGTGCGCCTGCGGCTGGACCGGCTGATTCAGAAAATCCGGCTGAGCGAGCAGGCGGAGGAAGAGCCCTATGTGGCCCTGATCAAGCGGCTGGCAGTGGACGACAGGCTGGATTTCGACACAGCCAAGCTGCTGGTGACGGAATACCGCAGGAGGAAGGAGGACGCATAA
- a CDS encoding LysR family transcriptional regulator has translation MSVKLELYRIFKEVAEAGNISVAARNLYISQSAVSQSVKQLENELQVRLFSRSPRGVTLTSEGQLLYEYVRSAISLLETGEDKISQTRELLMGDLVIGASDTVTSWFLLPYLESFHKEYPAIRLQITSGRSQKVLGLLKSGKVDIAFASSPSDPAGLNTWPCFDTHAVFVASANYPCDFDHVYTLEEIARFPLILLERKASSRVFLEQFFLQNGMSLHPEIELSSRGLLIKLAQIGLGVAGVTREFVQPALDSGAIRLLKTNFQIPVRSVDMCTLKAVSPTAAAERFMALVKAGK, from the coding sequence ATGTCAGTCAAGCTGGAGCTCTACCGAATATTCAAAGAGGTGGCGGAGGCCGGGAACATTTCCGTGGCCGCCCGGAACCTCTACATCTCCCAGTCCGCGGTCAGCCAGTCGGTGAAGCAGCTGGAGAACGAGCTGCAGGTGCGGCTCTTTTCCCGCAGCCCCCGGGGCGTGACACTGACCAGCGAGGGACAACTGCTCTATGAGTACGTCCGCAGCGCCATCAGCCTCCTGGAGACCGGCGAGGACAAGATCTCCCAAACCCGGGAGCTTTTGATGGGCGACCTGGTCATCGGAGCCAGCGACACGGTCACCAGCTGGTTTCTGCTGCCCTATCTGGAGTCCTTCCACAAGGAGTATCCGGCCATCCGCCTCCAGATCACCAGTGGGCGGAGCCAGAAAGTGCTGGGCCTTCTCAAATCCGGCAAGGTGGATATCGCCTTCGCCTCCTCCCCCTCCGACCCGGCGGGTCTGAACACCTGGCCCTGTTTTGATACCCACGCGGTGTTTGTGGCCTCGGCCAACTATCCCTGTGACTTTGACCACGTCTACACCCTGGAGGAAATTGCCCGCTTTCCCCTGATCCTTCTGGAGCGGAAGGCCAGCTCCCGGGTGTTTTTGGAGCAGTTCTTCCTGCAAAACGGCATGTCCCTCCACCCGGAGATTGAGCTCAGTTCCCGGGGCCTGCTCATCAAGCTGGCCCAGATCGGCCTGGGCGTGGCCGGCGTCACCCGGGAGTTCGTGCAGCCCGCGCTGGACTCCGGCGCCATCCGTCTGCTGAAGACCAACTTCCAGATCCCGGTCCGGTCTGTGGACATGTGCACGCTGAAAGCTGTTTCCCCCACCGCCGCCGCAGAGCGGTTCATGGCCCTGGTCAAGGCCGGTAAATGA
- a CDS encoding heparan-alpha-glucosaminide N-acetyltransferase domain-containing protein — MGRARLHRLDALRGLSVALMVIHHLLYDLVLLFGAPGWLFWNPLFAAGHYLFAGIFVALSGMCCRFSRSNGRRGARLLAVAMALTAVTRAAGFPIHFGILHLLSVCMLLYALVGRWTDRLPEAVHTGAFFLSLLWLKATSLRSPLLWVLGLPWPGMVSYDYFPLLPWMFLFFAGARLGGWAQRWQFAQLRPTALSRLGRQALPVYLLHQPVLFALLVPLRTLMG; from the coding sequence GTGGGAAGAGCGAGGCTGCACCGCCTGGACGCGCTGCGGGGCCTGTCGGTGGCGCTGATGGTGATTCACCACCTGCTCTACGACCTGGTGCTGCTCTTCGGTGCACCCGGGTGGCTGTTCTGGAACCCGCTGTTTGCGGCGGGGCACTATCTGTTCGCCGGGATTTTTGTGGCGTTGTCCGGCATGTGCTGCCGCTTTTCCAGGAGCAACGGCCGCCGCGGCGCCCGGCTTTTGGCCGTGGCCATGGCCCTCACTGCTGTGACCCGGGCCGCCGGGTTTCCCATCCACTTCGGGATTTTGCATCTGCTGTCCGTGTGCATGCTTCTCTACGCATTGGTGGGAAGATGGACCGACCGCCTGCCGGAGGCGGTTCACACCGGAGCTTTCTTTTTGTCGCTGCTGTGGCTGAAGGCCACCTCGCTGCGCAGCCCCCTGCTCTGGGTGCTGGGCCTTCCCTGGCCCGGAATGGTATCCTATGACTACTTCCCTCTGCTTCCATGGATGTTTTTGTTTTTTGCCGGCGCGCGGCTGGGCGGCTGGGCGCAGCGCTGGCAGTTTGCGCAGCTCCGTCCCACGGCGCTGTCCCGGCTGGGCCGCCAGGCACTTCCGGTGTACCTGCTCCATCAGCCTGTGCTTTTCGCGCTGCTGGTGCCCCTGCGGACGCTGATGGGATGA
- the thrS gene encoding threonine--tRNA ligase has translation MSDLYTFENEQYRRTYWHTCSHVLAQAVKRLWPETKLAIGPSIDNGFYYDLDSEETFTPEDLEKIEAEMRKICKEKLKLERFELPREEAVKFMEEKGEPYKVELINDLPEDAVISFYKQGDFTDLCAGPHLDSTGRIKGNAIKLTACNAAYWRGDSSRKQLQRIYGVAFPKKEELDEYLKQQEEALKRDHNKIGRELEYFTTVDVIGQGLPILLPKGARTIQTLQRWVEDEEQKRGYLLTKTPYMAKRELYKISGHWDHYLDGMFVLGDPDDYTKECFALRPMTCPFQYQVFLNRGRSYRDLPMRLGETSTLFRNEDSGEMHGLIRVRQFTISEGHLVLRPEQLEEEFKGCLDLAKYCLGTVGLLDKCTFRFSQWDPANPNNKYEGTAEQWDEAQSVMGQILDDLDVHYTVGIDEAAFYGPKLDIQYKNVFGKEDTLVTIQIDMLLAKQFGMEYVDADGQKKTPYIIHRTSLGCYERTLAYLLEEYAGALPTWMAPEQVRILPITDRAAEYSVKLQKELFSQGFRVEVDERNEKIGKKIREAQLEKVPYMLVVGDKEVENGQVAVRHRAEGDLGVMSVPEFAALLKNVVDTKAKK, from the coding sequence ATGTCTGATCTGTACACCTTTGAAAATGAGCAGTACCGGAGAACCTACTGGCACACCTGTTCCCACGTCCTGGCCCAGGCGGTAAAGCGCCTCTGGCCGGAGACCAAGCTGGCCATCGGCCCCAGCATCGACAACGGCTTCTACTATGACCTGGACTCCGAGGAGACCTTCACTCCCGAGGACCTGGAGAAGATCGAGGCGGAGATGCGCAAAATCTGCAAGGAGAAGCTGAAGCTGGAGCGCTTTGAGCTGCCCCGGGAAGAGGCTGTCAAATTCATGGAGGAAAAGGGCGAGCCCTACAAGGTGGAGCTGATCAACGACCTGCCGGAGGACGCGGTCATCAGCTTCTATAAGCAGGGCGACTTCACCGACCTGTGCGCGGGTCCCCATCTGGACTCCACCGGCCGCATCAAGGGCAATGCCATCAAGCTCACCGCCTGCAACGCCGCCTACTGGCGGGGCGACTCTTCCCGCAAGCAGCTCCAGCGCATCTACGGCGTGGCCTTCCCCAAGAAGGAGGAGTTGGACGAGTACCTCAAGCAGCAGGAGGAGGCGCTGAAGCGGGACCACAACAAGATCGGCCGGGAACTGGAGTACTTCACCACCGTGGACGTCATCGGACAGGGCCTGCCCATCCTGCTGCCCAAGGGCGCCCGCACCATCCAGACGCTGCAGCGCTGGGTGGAGGACGAGGAGCAAAAGCGGGGTTATCTTTTGACCAAGACTCCCTATATGGCCAAGCGGGAACTCTATAAGATCTCCGGACACTGGGATCACTACCTGGACGGCATGTTTGTGCTGGGCGACCCCGACGATTACACCAAGGAGTGCTTTGCCCTGCGTCCCATGACCTGCCCCTTCCAGTATCAGGTTTTCCTGAACCGTGGACGCAGCTACCGCGACCTGCCCATGCGTCTGGGGGAGACCTCGACTCTCTTCCGCAACGAGGATTCCGGCGAGATGCACGGCCTCATCCGCGTCCGCCAGTTTACCATTTCCGAGGGCCATCTGGTGCTCCGCCCTGAGCAGCTGGAAGAGGAGTTCAAGGGCTGCCTGGACCTGGCCAAGTACTGCCTGGGCACCGTGGGACTGCTGGACAAGTGCACCTTCCGCTTCTCCCAGTGGGACCCCGCTAACCCCAACAACAAGTATGAGGGCACCGCCGAGCAGTGGGACGAGGCCCAGAGCGTCATGGGCCAGATTTTGGACGATCTGGATGTCCATTACACCGTGGGCATCGATGAGGCCGCCTTCTACGGCCCCAAGCTGGATATTCAGTACAAGAACGTCTTCGGCAAGGAGGACACGCTGGTCACCATCCAGATCGACATGCTGCTGGCCAAGCAGTTTGGCATGGAGTATGTGGATGCGGACGGCCAGAAGAAGACCCCGTATATCATCCACCGCACCAGCCTCGGCTGCTATGAGCGGACGCTGGCCTACCTTTTGGAGGAATACGCCGGCGCTCTGCCCACCTGGATGGCGCCGGAGCAGGTCCGCATCCTGCCCATCACCGACCGTGCCGCTGAGTACAGCGTCAAGCTTCAGAAGGAGCTGTTCAGCCAGGGCTTCCGGGTGGAAGTGGATGAGCGCAATGAAAAAATCGGCAAGAAAATCCGCGAGGCTCAGCTGGAGAAGGTGCCCTATATGCTTGTGGTGGGCGACAAGGAAGTGGAGAACGGCCAGGTGGCTGTCCGCCACCGCGCCGAGGGCGATCTGGGTGTCATGAGCGTTCCCGAGTTTGCCGCACTGCTGAAAAATGTTGTAGATACCAAAGCCAAGAAGTAA